One Scomber scombrus chromosome 4, fScoSco1.1, whole genome shotgun sequence genomic region harbors:
- the fgf17 gene encoding fibroblast growth factor 17, with amino-acid sequence MYGINQRCIYISFHFFVLWCHAQGENHPSPNFNQYVRTQGAVTDQLSRRQVRVYQLYSRTSGKHVQIQGKRVTATAEDGNMYARLFVETDTFGSRVRIRGAESGRYLCMNRKGKLVGKPNGRSRDCIFTEKVLENNYTAFQNAKYEGWYVAFTRKGRPIKASRTRENQREVHFIKRLHTGPPPFPNTDQSKHFEFIRFPATQRAKRNRKSRTSS; translated from the exons atgtaTGGAATAAACCAGCGCTGCATTTACAT ATCGTTTCATTTTTTCGTGCTGTGGTGCCATGCTCAG GGGGAGAATCACCCGTCTCCTAATTTTAACCAGTATGTGAGGACGCAGGGCGCAGTGACGGACCAGCTCAGCCGCAGGCAGGTCAGGGTTTACCAGCTCTACAGCCGCACCAGCGGGAAACACGTCCAGATTCAGGGCAAAAGAGTCACCGCCACAGCTGAGGATGGAAATATGTACG CTCGTCTGTTTGTTGAGACGGATACGTTTGGTAGTCGAGTGAGGATAAGAGGAGCAGAAAGTGGGCGCTACCTCTGCATGAACCGGAAAGGGAAACTTGTTGGAAAG CCCAATGGCCGGAGCAGGGATTGTATCTTCACAGAGAAAGTACTGGAGAACAATTACACAGCCTTTCAGAATGCCAAGTATGAGGGCTGGTATGTGGCTTTCACCAGGAAAGGGAGGCCCATCAAAGCCTCCAGGACGAGGGAGAACCAGAGAGAGGTCCATTTCATCAAGAGGCTACACACTGGCCCGCCTCCCTTTCCCAACACGGACCAAAGCAAACACTTTGAGTTCATCCGATTTCCGGCCACACAACGAGCGAAGCGGAACAGGAAATCACGCACCTCTTCCTAA